One Lampris incognitus isolate fLamInc1 chromosome 18, fLamInc1.hap2, whole genome shotgun sequence genomic region harbors:
- the sem1 gene encoding 26S proteasome complex subunit SEM1: MTEKKHTVDLGLLEEDDEFEEFPAEDWTGLDEDEDAHVWEDNWDDDNVEDDFSNQLRAELEKHGYKMETS, encoded by the exons ATGACGGAGAAGAAACACACCGTGGATTTGGGATTATTAGAGGAAGATGACGAGTTTGAAGAATTTCCAGCCGAGG ATTGGACAGGTCTGGACGAAGACGAGGATGCCCATGTGTGGGAAGATAACTGGGATGACGATAATGTAGAGGATGACTTCTCAAATCAGCTCAG AGCGGAGCTGGAAAAACATGGTTACAAGATGGAGACGTCATAG